The region GCTTCTTGGCATAGCGCTTGAAGATGGCACGCATGTCCTCTGCCAGTGCATAGAAGGTGTAGGCGGCGGCCACCTGGGGCGCTGAGCTGGCCCCGTGGCCGGCCAGGTCGGGCGCCACCACCTCGTAGCCCAGGCGCACAAAGAAGTCCAGCTGTTCCTTCCAGATGGCCAGGGAACCGCCGACACCGTGGATGAAAAAGAGCACCACATCGGCCTGGGCGCCCTTGCAGCTGGTGATGCGCTTCTCACAGTCAATGTGGATGGTCCGCTTGGGGCGTCGGGCTCGCCGCCGTCGTCCGCCACTGCCACTCCCAGCACTGCCTGGGCCCGAGCGGGTATCGCTGCCCGCTGGGTCAGCCAGCTCTACCTCGAGGGCGGCTGGTGGCTCCCCAGAGCCGTTCTGCCCGTGCAGGAGGTCAGCTCGTGGTGCCCGGCCCAGGTTCTCCACCAGTAACCGCCCATTGCGGTAGACGGTGATTCTGCGCTGGCAGTGGACCAAGCCAGATTGGTCCCCCTGGGCGGCGTCTGacagtggtggaggtggggtggggagcggaGCGGGTCCAGCATGCTTCACCCGCAGCACGCGGCCAGGCTTGACCTCCACAAAGGTGTAGCCATCACTGGACTCCACACTCTCCAGAGGCCCCACAGCATTGGGTGGCGCGCCCAGCAGGCAGCAAAAGATCCCATCGGTCACCCCGGTCAGCATGGTGTGTCCTGTGAGTGGGGTTGTGACAGCCAGGTCAGAGGCCATCTAAACAGGGAGCCTTCCACTCCCATAGCACCCACTCCCCACACCTGGGTCAGGTGAGTTGCACTGCGAGGCCCCATCTAGGCTCCAGTTTGGGGGTGGCCAGAACCAGCCACGCACTGAGATGTTTTGTCTGATCAGTGCCTGTGTGGCGTTCGGCCACCCTTCTGGGCCAGCCTAGTCTATCCTAGAGAGAAGGTCGTGGCTGACACCAAGAGGCATTCACTGGGGGTGGCTTCCCGGAGGAGGGGACATTGTGGCAAATGTGGCCCATCCTTGAGGACCCTCCAGCTCAGGTTTATAGCAGTAATGCCTTCCTAAACCCACTCATTCAttcgtccattcattcattcatgcactgTTTCCTTAATTCACTTTCACTAAACCAGCATACCCTGAGGGCTCCAAAGGCATCTAAAAATGTGCAGATCCCAAAGAGCCCCCATCCCAGGCCTCTAAACCTGGCTTCTGAAAGGTGAGACCCTGGGAGAGGGGTTTCAGGACTGAGCTCCAGAAGCCCTTGCCCAACTCCCCAAGACCACGAGTGCAATGGGTCTGTTTCAAAGACCTACAAGCTGAGGCTCAGACACTCTGGGAAGAAGATGCTCTGTCCCCACTGTTCAGTACCTTGGGTTCTGGGGAATCTGGCACACAGCCCCCAGTGGTGGAGATGAGGATGGAGAAGGTAAAGCCCTGGCTGGGGGCCTCCAGGCCTCCATCCCGCTCCATGAGGGCTCCACGGCCCTCACTCCGTGTCCATGGCAACTGCAGGCAGTTACATAACTCGAGGGGGATACCCGCGCAGCGCACCCCCATTGTTCAGGCCCTGGTGATGGGACCAACCCCTCCCCGTCCCCATCCTGGGCTCCGCGGGGATAATGAACGTCGAACACCCGTCCTGCAGTGGCCCGTACTTGCTGAGGAAGGGGAAGCAGGCCGCGCCCCCCACCTCCGGCGGGGTTCCAACCCGGGATTGCCAAAGGGGGCGCAGATGCGCCACGCCAGACCCCCTCCACAGAGCCAGGCCCCCGCCTCCTGGGTGCGCGTCAACCCTGCGGCGGGGGTCGAGGCCACTGGGGCTCCGCGGCTTCCTAAGGGCTTTGTGGACACCCCCCATCCAAAGTGAAAGACCCAGGGGCCTCAGTGTCCCCTTCCCACGGCCCGGTCCCTGCTCACCTCATCGAGGGCCCTGGGGCCCGGGGCAGGGCAAAGGGGTCCCGGGCGGAGAAGCCGGCGTCCGCCTGCGGGCGCCGTTTACATGGTGGCGCGGGGTCGGGCCGGGCGCGTTTACGCGGGCGGGCGCGGGCCCAGGGCGGTCAGTGCGGGGACATCCCGCTACCGCCTAGCGAGACGGCCCTTTAAGTGTCTcccccgggggggggggcgggaccGTGCACCGACTGACTGGAGCCTTGGCCAATAGCAGCTGCATAATGACCTGGCCTAGTTAGACTGCCAATCAGAGGCGGCAACTCCGGGATGAG is a window of Globicephala melas chromosome 3, mGloMel1.2, whole genome shotgun sequence DNA encoding:
- the ABHD8 gene encoding protein ABHD8; protein product: MLTGVTDGIFCCLLGAPPNAVGPLESVESSDGYTFVEVKPGRVLRVKHAGPAPLPTPPPPLSDAAQGDQSGLVHCQRRITVYRNGRLLVENLGRAPRADLLHGQNGSGEPPAALEVELADPAGSDTRSGPGSAGSGSGGRRRRARRPKRTIHIDCEKRITSCKGAQADVVLFFIHGVGGSLAIWKEQLDFFVRLGYEVVAPDLAGHGASSAPQVAAAYTFYALAEDMRAIFKRYAKKRNVLIGHSYGVSFCTFLAHEYPDLVHKMIMINGGGPTALEPSFCSIFNMPTCVLHCLSPCLAWSFLKAGFARQGAKEKQLLKEGNAFNVSSFVLRAMMSGQYWPEGDEVYHAELTVPVLLVHGMHDKFVPVEEDQRMAEILLLAFLKLIDEGSHMVMLECPETVNTLLHEFLLWEPEPSPKALPEPLPTPPEEKK